Proteins encoded together in one Halothermothrix orenii H 168 window:
- a CDS encoding GGDEF domain-containing protein, producing the protein MRLSKKIKINEKLMVLVGLFYLAFTGSLFYLPFTPGLFLFLFVPVVYLDIVIGLKAALVYNTIFNLLFIVYEGVEYNFAFPGKVAVFLILGCAFTYFILYLISHFCEKYKSKQRDLKESMAQLAASYRTLESTQTKLFALARITKELLAIHDHKELIPVLINLLNSHFFYYNIAYVSKNKNSEINFTMESRIGFTGIDNRHLINIVNEYTPFDDVLIKTVDRDEIIKTTDRVCADTSKRGKLILVPVVTNDDIKGIFLIYNEGDWVEEEDRDILRVLADQTGLLLNKLELIEEINYLAITDEGTDLYNQRYFYKRLNRLFSYAKKNNKPLSVVIFDIDNFKSLNDSYGHLFGDKVLREVASLLQDNIRKNDILARYGGEEFALILPKTGASIAYNIAERIRCIVNKHIFETGGGHKIKISISGGIATYPECKVSKAIELIDLADKALYKSKDDGKNMINSVR; encoded by the coding sequence ATGAGACTCTCAAAAAAAATTAAAATAAATGAGAAACTCATGGTGCTGGTCGGGTTATTTTATCTGGCCTTTACCGGAAGTTTGTTTTATCTGCCCTTTACTCCAGGGTTATTTCTTTTTTTATTTGTACCGGTCGTTTACCTTGATATTGTTATCGGTTTAAAAGCTGCCCTGGTATATAACACAATTTTTAATTTGTTATTTATTGTTTATGAAGGGGTAGAGTATAACTTTGCATTTCCGGGAAAGGTTGCTGTTTTTTTGATTCTGGGTTGTGCCTTTACCTATTTTATTCTTTATTTGATAAGCCACTTTTGTGAGAAATATAAAAGTAAACAGAGGGATTTAAAAGAGTCTATGGCCCAGCTGGCTGCTTCATACCGTACCCTCGAATCTACCCAGACTAAATTGTTTGCCCTGGCCCGGATTACCAAAGAATTACTTGCCATTCATGACCATAAAGAGTTGATTCCTGTCCTTATAAATTTATTAAACAGTCATTTTTTCTATTACAACATTGCCTATGTCAGTAAGAATAAAAACAGTGAGATTAATTTTACCATGGAGTCAAGAATCGGGTTTACCGGTATTGATAACAGGCATTTAATAAATATTGTAAATGAATATACACCCTTTGATGATGTCCTTATAAAAACTGTAGATAGAGATGAAATTATCAAAACGACCGACCGGGTCTGTGCTGATACTTCTAAACGAGGGAAACTTATTTTAGTTCCGGTTGTAACAAATGATGATATTAAGGGAATATTCCTGATATACAATGAGGGTGACTGGGTGGAGGAAGAGGACCGGGATATTTTGAGGGTTCTGGCAGATCAGACCGGGTTATTACTCAATAAACTGGAGTTAATTGAAGAAATCAATTACCTGGCAATTACTGATGAAGGAACAGATCTATATAACCAGCGGTATTTCTATAAAAGGCTCAATAGATTATTTTCTTATGCTAAAAAGAATAATAAACCCTTATCAGTGGTTATTTTTGATATTGATAACTTTAAGTCATTGAATGACAGCTATGGACACCTTTTCGGGGATAAGGTTTTAAGAGAAGTAGCTTCCCTTCTCCAGGATAATATACGGAAAAACGATATACTGGCCCGGTATGGGGGAGAAGAATTTGCCTTAATATTACCAAAGACTGGAGCCAGTATAGCCTATAATATTGCGGAAAGAATAAGGTGCATTGTTAATAAACATATCTTTGAGACTGGTGGGGGACATAAGATTAAAATAAGTATTTCGGGAGGGATAGCAACATATCCTGAGTGTAAGGTTTCGAAAGCCATTGAGCTTATAGACCTGGCAGATAAGGCCCTATATAAATCCAAAGATGACGGTAAAAACATGATTAATTCTGTTAGATAA
- a CDS encoding YqhV family protein, whose protein sequence is MLKMRNILLAMIMLRLLSATIELSAAYMMHYFNDIKTAIRINAILGLVGPMILILVTFLGLVGIRSEVNFKNLILILLGVTLILLGTR, encoded by the coding sequence ATGCTAAAAATGAGAAATATTCTCCTGGCCATGATAATGTTAAGATTATTGTCAGCCACTATCGAATTGAGTGCTGCCTATATGATGCACTACTTTAATGATATCAAGACAGCTATCAGGATAAATGCAATCCTGGGGCTGGTCGGTCCCATGATCCTTATTCTTGTTACCTTTCTTGGTCTTGTAGGAATCAGAAGTGAGGTTAACTTTAAAAACCTTATTTTGATTTTATTAGGGGTCACCCTGATTCTACTGGGTACCCGCTAA